A single genomic interval of Deltaproteobacteria bacterium harbors:
- the recG gene encoding ATP-dependent DNA helicase RecG, translated as MDAREAYRALHDPLSLAAQDGFKRVGEFASLGTALTEAAVRLARAVPEADAAALADYARELEGFDAATTALKAQLVARGLRLCADLRGRRTSVQPRATPARAPATGTVSLDSPLTSLRGIGPALAERCAERDLVTVEDLLYFMPLEYRDERTVVPLAEVPEGRRVTTRGVLRDVREKRSWGKRRVELSVAAEAGGEALLHGVWFRSYPGLAASFVPGRWVRLSGVARRYRDRLQMTHPDVEPADAEDLAGGVRPRYPQVAGVAPRRLERLCQAAVARFASEAMDGIPPSVATEQGLPPLADALRVLHAVGEPVDSEALGLLARGEHPAQLRLAFDELLSLHLVLGRRRTEWDTRRAPVCTLPPPALEKLRGCLPFALTGAQERVLEEVWRELGQSRPMHRLLQGDVGSGKTIVAFAAALAAMESGLQAAIMAPTEVLARQHYERLAPLCEALGHRAALLTASTPQGVKRSLLALADAGQVALLIGTHALLSPGVSLPNLALTVVDEQHRFGVLQRFALRERGDEGLLPHLLVMTATPIPRSLALTLYGELDVSVLDEKPPGRQPIETRLLWNPRIERGSEAATLLAADLAAGRQIYVVCSLVEASEELEVTDATSAATRLAELFPEARVGLVHGRLHAFERDRVLGAFAAGELDLLVATTVIEVGVDIARASVMVVEHAERFGLAQLHQLRGRVGRGGGASRCLLLAGIARRSTAADRLRVLTRTEDGFAIAEADLERRGPGELFGTRQAGLPRLRFADLTRHLRLLAEAQRAAARLLALDPELSLPEHQAVRELVRRRWDRRPLPGGEAG; from the coding sequence ATGGACGCCCGAGAGGCGTATCGTGCGCTGCACGACCCGCTGTCACTCGCCGCGCAAGACGGCTTCAAGCGCGTGGGCGAGTTCGCGTCCCTCGGGACCGCGCTCACCGAGGCTGCCGTGCGCCTGGCGCGAGCCGTCCCCGAGGCCGATGCGGCGGCGCTTGCCGACTACGCGCGCGAGTTGGAAGGTTTCGACGCGGCCACCACGGCGCTAAAAGCGCAGCTCGTGGCGCGCGGGCTGCGACTCTGCGCCGACCTGAGGGGGCGCAGAACCTCCGTTCAGCCTCGGGCTACTCCCGCGCGTGCACCGGCGACCGGGACCGTCAGCCTGGACTCGCCGCTGACCTCGCTCCGTGGCATCGGCCCAGCGCTCGCGGAGCGGTGCGCCGAGCGGGACCTCGTCACCGTCGAAGACCTGCTCTACTTCATGCCGCTCGAATACCGCGACGAGCGCACCGTCGTGCCGCTCGCCGAGGTGCCCGAGGGGCGGCGGGTGACGACCCGGGGGGTGCTGCGCGACGTGCGCGAGAAGCGGAGCTGGGGGAAACGGCGAGTGGAGCTCTCCGTCGCGGCAGAGGCGGGCGGGGAGGCGCTGCTTCACGGCGTCTGGTTCCGCAGCTACCCGGGGCTGGCGGCGTCCTTCGTCCCGGGGCGCTGGGTGCGCCTTAGCGGGGTCGCGCGCCGCTATCGCGACCGACTGCAGATGACCCACCCGGACGTCGAGCCGGCCGATGCGGAGGACCTCGCGGGGGGCGTGCGTCCGCGCTACCCGCAGGTCGCGGGGGTCGCGCCGCGAAGGCTCGAGCGGCTCTGCCAGGCGGCGGTGGCGCGCTTCGCGAGCGAGGCGATGGATGGCATCCCGCCGAGCGTGGCCACAGAGCAGGGCCTGCCGCCGCTCGCCGACGCACTCCGGGTGCTGCACGCGGTGGGCGAACCGGTGGACTCGGAGGCGCTCGGGTTGCTGGCGCGCGGCGAGCACCCGGCGCAGCTTCGGCTGGCTTTCGACGAACTGCTCTCGCTTCACCTGGTGCTGGGGAGGCGGCGCACCGAGTGGGACACGCGGCGCGCGCCGGTCTGCACGCTGCCGCCGCCGGCGCTGGAGAAGCTGCGAGGATGCCTTCCCTTCGCGCTGACCGGAGCGCAAGAGCGCGTGCTGGAGGAGGTGTGGCGGGAGCTCGGGCAGTCGCGCCCCATGCACCGCCTGCTTCAAGGGGACGTGGGGAGCGGGAAGACCATCGTGGCCTTCGCCGCGGCCTTGGCGGCGATGGAGAGCGGCTTGCAGGCGGCCATCATGGCGCCCACCGAGGTGCTGGCGCGCCAGCACTACGAGCGCCTCGCCCCCCTGTGCGAGGCGCTGGGGCACCGAGCGGCGCTGCTGACGGCCTCTACGCCCCAAGGGGTGAAGCGTTCGCTCCTGGCGCTCGCTGACGCCGGACAGGTGGCCCTGCTCATCGGCACCCACGCGCTGCTCTCTCCGGGGGTGAGCCTGCCGAATCTGGCGCTGACGGTGGTGGACGAGCAGCACCGCTTCGGCGTCCTGCAGCGCTTCGCCTTGCGGGAGCGCGGGGACGAGGGGCTCCTGCCCCACTTGCTGGTGATGACCGCGACGCCCATCCCGCGCAGCTTGGCGCTGACCCTCTACGGCGAGCTCGACGTCTCGGTGCTCGACGAGAAGCCGCCCGGGCGGCAGCCGATCGAGACGCGCCTCCTGTGGAACCCGCGCATCGAGCGGGGGAGCGAGGCGGCTACGCTCCTGGCGGCGGACCTGGCGGCCGGCCGGCAGATCTACGTCGTCTGTTCGCTGGTGGAGGCGTCGGAGGAGCTGGAGGTCACCGACGCGACCTCGGCGGCGACACGGCTGGCGGAGCTCTTTCCCGAGGCCCGCGTAGGGCTGGTCCACGGTCGGCTGCACGCCTTCGAACGGGACCGCGTCCTCGGGGCCTTCGCCGCGGGCGAGCTGGACCTCCTCGTGGCGACGACGGTGATAGAGGTGGGCGTGGACATCGCCCGCGCGAGCGTGATGGTCGTCGAGCACGCCGAGCGTTTCGGCCTCGCGCAGCTTCACCAGTTGCGCGGGCGCGTGGGGCGAGGAGGGGGGGCTTCCCGGTGCCTGCTCCTGGCGGGCATCGCGCGACGAAGCACGGCGGCGGACCGGCTTCGCGTGCTGACGCGCACCGAGGACGGCTTCGCTATCGCAGAGGCGGACCTGGAACGACGCGGCCCCGGCGAGCTCTTTGGGACGCGGCAGGCGGGTCTTCCCCGCCTTCGCTTCGCGGACCTCACGCGGCATCTGCGGTTGCTCGCCGAGGCCCAGCGCGCGGCGGCGCGGCTCCTCGCGCTGGACCCCGAGCTGAGCCTGCCCGAGCATCAGGCCGTGCGGGAGCTGGTGCGACGCCGGTGGGACCGCCGCCCTCTTCCCGGGGGCGAGGCGGGCTGA
- a CDS encoding HEAT repeat domain-containing protein yields MKSSPFLRGAALLLALLGVGCRATPEKVRAWKETEKGPSKIREALRDRASPVEVRVEAVLALADLGMQAELASDLGAIPSAERAPIAVAALSRLLTMMKGAGPGGTTDLQIRAKDVIAQLRTELPAGERARVDGELVLWLLADWGRRRTGEASGDKVLLAIGGPAGAELAKRLTGSAEYLPELAELLAKVGGASERESGAEALVALARAEPSRRRGWLEALGKLRSVVGREFLLSLARRGDADERALAVQALGAGGEASSLPFFARLAADVKEPGGVREAAFAAIERVGGAPAMEVLAGFLVSQNETVRYRTAEALVACCKARGVAKLLDALPSGYAYKRQDVADYLEKDIREVGSGVLPVLREALKAKSWVARVVAVRLLGEMGAKEDVPRLEALRADATPLLGWGPGATLGTEARAAAERLRKRN; encoded by the coding sequence ATGAAATCTTCCCCTTTTCTCCGAGGCGCGGCGCTGCTCCTGGCCTTGCTCGGCGTGGGCTGTCGTGCCACGCCGGAGAAGGTTCGGGCGTGGAAGGAGACGGAGAAGGGGCCCTCGAAGATCCGCGAGGCTCTCAGGGATCGCGCGAGCCCGGTGGAGGTGCGGGTCGAGGCGGTGCTGGCGCTGGCGGACCTCGGGATGCAGGCCGAGCTGGCGAGCGACCTCGGCGCGATCCCTTCTGCGGAGCGCGCGCCGATCGCGGTCGCCGCTCTCAGTCGTCTCCTGACCATGATGAAAGGCGCGGGGCCCGGTGGCACGACGGACCTGCAGATCCGCGCCAAGGACGTGATCGCCCAGCTGCGAACGGAACTCCCGGCCGGCGAGCGGGCCCGGGTGGATGGCGAGCTCGTGCTCTGGCTGCTCGCCGATTGGGGACGTCGACGCACGGGCGAGGCGAGCGGCGACAAGGTGCTCCTCGCCATCGGTGGGCCCGCTGGCGCCGAGCTGGCGAAGCGCCTCACGGGCAGCGCCGAATACCTGCCCGAGCTGGCGGAGTTGCTCGCCAAGGTCGGGGGGGCGTCGGAGCGCGAGTCCGGCGCGGAGGCCCTGGTGGCGTTGGCTCGCGCGGAGCCCTCTCGTCGGCGAGGCTGGCTGGAGGCGCTCGGCAAGTTGCGCAGCGTCGTCGGGCGGGAGTTCCTGTTGTCGCTCGCTCGGCGGGGAGACGCCGACGAGCGAGCGCTCGCGGTGCAAGCGCTCGGGGCCGGTGGCGAGGCCTCGTCATTGCCGTTCTTCGCCCGGTTGGCGGCCGACGTGAAGGAGCCTGGAGGCGTGCGCGAGGCTGCGTTCGCGGCCATCGAACGCGTGGGTGGAGCGCCCGCGATGGAGGTTCTGGCGGGCTTCCTCGTCTCGCAGAACGAGACCGTTCGCTACCGCACCGCAGAGGCGCTCGTGGCGTGCTGCAAGGCCAGAGGAGTAGCGAAGTTGCTAGACGCTCTGCCTTCGGGCTATGCTTACAAGCGGCAGGACGTGGCTGATTACCTGGAGAAAGACATCCGCGAGGTGGGCAGTGGCGTGTTGCCGGTCTTGCGGGAAGCGTTGAAGGCGAAGAGCTGGGTGGCGCGGGTGGTTGCGGTGCGCTTGCTCGGCGAGATGGGAGCGAAGGAGGACGTGCCTCGCCTAGAGGCGCTGCGTGCAGATGCCACTCCGCTGTTGGGGTGGGGCCCAGGTGCCACGCTCGGAACGGAAGCCCGAGCAGCAGCCGAGCGACTGCGCAAACGCAACTAG
- a CDS encoding sulfatase-like hydrolase/transferase, translating to MLDRRKRTVRRAMIGGVTLAVAGVLPLWLMELVYVLLVRRPTFDSIGQGLLFGVLLLLIPAALAVFLGAIEGAVVLAVSRLTGSLAKRRVAEPHWMACLYTLLLAPPIALVAALTFAGRRARELPGRHLLAAGLGLVGIVACYGAMRLGIWVRDRFRVRRWGSRPAYLIAPLLLLLALGLYVADQLVLPGLYPFFHVSLAVTAVVLCQLAVAVAFAVARPNARWMGRVMDPGAALLLVVATIAGGAWGLKTVARWEQLRFLIHEHTAVQAKIVRLAARAGLVRGGADSPPRPVEREEAPARVGLRPGPRRPDHNLLLISVDALRADHMGVYGYRRRTTPELDAWARSATVFERGYAPVPHTSFSLTSLLTGTHIAASGLTGQRTLPSVVRRYGYKTGGFFPPAVFYIDKDRFSAFQSSMFDFEYVKFEFIDAERRVDQVLAFLKESRGQKFFVWVHFFEPHEPYDPQPGFDFGPRAMDRYDGEIAYTDRAIGRLLKRVQAEHPTTVVALTGDHGEAFGEHREYYHGSSLYDEQVRVPVIVRVPGVAPLRVPGAAQSIDLAVTMLAAADIPVPAEMQGNDLGPWVAGEDAMRLPAVFSQFEQRKAVVRGQHKLIHNAVEGFSELYDLRADPGERVNLAARRPELLARLHGELRALGERDRRSGAREDRAAEAEGVLERGRQGDPSAIPSLIKLVRSGREVRREAVRLLTRLRAQSARAVLVDAARDPDPGVAIQATIGAALLGHPESLRQVPRLLERADLPPALRRDALLAQALAGDRRLVPRLIDLLVRSEDIYERIELIEILGQLRDDRATPALRQQLKTLRTRRHAIHALGLCRAHAAVPELVHGLQSDRFISWRQHAALALGRIGDARAVQPLQHLVRTELEPAVVAYAVEALGRLHALPIPGLAAVAAGPARCAADGCRVPLRAACGSPQELLVLLSGKPGRVTVTCGETVVGELDFPSVGAEPRVELPPVPSLVVSLAGHRGALELRTTGVQAPELVFAAVRPSQGRATASR from the coding sequence ATGCTCGACCGACGCAAACGAACCGTCCGGCGCGCCATGATCGGCGGGGTGACCCTCGCCGTCGCCGGTGTCCTGCCGCTCTGGCTCATGGAGCTGGTCTACGTGCTGCTCGTGCGGCGCCCGACCTTCGATTCCATCGGTCAGGGCCTGCTCTTCGGCGTGCTCCTGCTCCTCATCCCGGCGGCGCTCGCCGTGTTCCTCGGCGCCATCGAGGGGGCCGTCGTGCTGGCGGTCTCCCGCCTCACGGGGAGCCTGGCGAAGCGGCGCGTCGCCGAGCCGCACTGGATGGCCTGCCTCTACACGCTCTTGCTCGCCCCCCCCATCGCGCTCGTGGCTGCGCTGACCTTCGCCGGCCGCCGGGCCCGCGAGCTGCCCGGGCGCCACCTGCTCGCCGCGGGCCTCGGGCTCGTGGGAATAGTCGCCTGCTATGGCGCCATGCGCCTCGGCATCTGGGTGCGCGACCGTTTTCGCGTGCGTCGGTGGGGTTCGCGCCCTGCCTATCTCATCGCCCCCCTCCTCCTCTTGCTGGCGCTCGGCCTGTACGTGGCGGATCAGCTGGTCCTGCCGGGCCTCTACCCGTTCTTCCACGTCAGCCTGGCCGTCACCGCCGTAGTGCTCTGTCAGCTCGCCGTGGCGGTGGCCTTCGCCGTGGCCCGGCCGAACGCGCGCTGGATGGGTCGGGTGATGGACCCCGGGGCGGCGCTCTTGCTGGTGGTGGCCACGATCGCGGGCGGGGCCTGGGGCCTGAAGACCGTCGCGCGCTGGGAGCAGCTGCGCTTCCTGATCCACGAACACACTGCCGTGCAGGCCAAGATCGTTCGCCTGGCGGCACGCGCGGGGCTCGTACGCGGGGGGGCCGACTCTCCGCCAAGGCCGGTCGAAAGAGAGGAGGCGCCGGCCCGAGTGGGACTGCGCCCGGGCCCGCGACGTCCGGATCACAATCTGCTGCTCATCTCGGTGGACGCGCTGCGGGCCGACCACATGGGGGTCTATGGGTACCGACGCCGCACCACGCCCGAGCTGGATGCGTGGGCCCGTTCCGCCACCGTGTTCGAGCGCGGCTACGCGCCCGTGCCCCATACCTCGTTCTCGCTGACCTCGCTCCTCACGGGCACGCACATCGCCGCGTCCGGGCTGACCGGCCAGCGGACCCTGCCTTCCGTGGTGCGGCGCTACGGCTACAAGACCGGCGGCTTCTTCCCCCCGGCGGTCTTCTACATCGACAAGGATCGCTTCAGCGCCTTCCAGTCGTCCATGTTCGACTTCGAGTACGTGAAGTTCGAGTTCATCGACGCCGAACGACGCGTGGACCAGGTGCTCGCCTTCCTCAAGGAGAGCCGCGGACAGAAGTTCTTCGTGTGGGTGCACTTCTTCGAGCCGCACGAGCCGTACGATCCGCAGCCTGGGTTCGACTTCGGACCGAGGGCCATGGACCGCTACGACGGGGAGATCGCGTATACGGACCGCGCGATCGGGCGGCTGCTGAAGCGGGTGCAGGCCGAACACCCGACGACGGTCGTGGCCTTGACCGGGGATCACGGCGAGGCCTTCGGGGAGCACCGCGAGTACTACCACGGCAGCTCGCTCTACGACGAACAGGTGCGCGTCCCGGTCATCGTGCGGGTGCCCGGCGTGGCACCCCTTCGCGTGCCGGGGGCCGCGCAGTCGATCGACCTGGCTGTCACGATGCTCGCGGCGGCGGACATCCCGGTGCCGGCGGAGATGCAGGGGAACGACCTCGGCCCCTGGGTCGCGGGGGAGGACGCGATGCGCCTCCCGGCGGTCTTCTCCCAGTTCGAGCAGCGCAAGGCCGTGGTCCGCGGGCAGCACAAGCTGATCCACAACGCGGTGGAGGGCTTCAGCGAGCTCTACGACCTGCGTGCAGACCCTGGGGAGCGGGTGAACCTCGCTGCACGACGTCCCGAGCTGCTCGCCCGGCTCCACGGCGAGCTGCGGGCTCTGGGGGAGCGGGATCGGCGGAGCGGCGCGCGGGAAGACCGAGCCGCCGAGGCCGAGGGGGTGCTCGAGCGGGGCCGGCAGGGAGACCCGAGCGCGATCCCTTCGCTGATCAAACTCGTGCGAAGCGGGCGCGAGGTGCGGCGCGAGGCGGTCCGCCTGCTCACGCGTCTGAGGGCGCAGTCCGCTCGCGCGGTCCTCGTGGACGCGGCCAGGGATCCGGACCCGGGGGTGGCGATCCAGGCCACCATAGGAGCCGCGCTCCTCGGGCACCCCGAAAGTCTGAGGCAGGTGCCTCGACTCCTCGAGCGTGCCGATCTGCCGCCGGCGCTGCGTCGAGACGCCCTGCTGGCGCAGGCGCTCGCCGGGGACAGGCGCCTGGTGCCGCGGCTGATCGATCTCCTGGTCCGCAGCGAGGACATCTACGAGCGCATCGAACTGATCGAGATTCTCGGCCAGCTGAGAGACGACCGCGCGACGCCGGCGCTGCGGCAGCAGCTGAAGACCCTGCGCACGCGCCGCCACGCGATTCACGCGCTCGGTCTCTGCCGGGCGCACGCGGCGGTGCCCGAGCTCGTCCACGGCCTGCAGAGCGACCGGTTCATCAGCTGGAGACAGCACGCCGCGCTGGCCCTCGGCCGGATCGGGGACGCTCGTGCGGTGCAGCCGCTCCAGCACCTCGTCCGGACCGAGCTGGAGCCTGCGGTCGTGGCCTACGCCGTCGAGGCGCTGGGGCGACTGCACGCGCTCCCGATTCCCGGTCTCGCGGCCGTGGCGGCGGGACCCGCGCGTTGCGCTGCGGACGGTTGTCGCGTCCCCCTTCGCGCGGCCTGCGGGTCGCCGCAGGAGCTGCTGGTCCTGCTCTCGGGCAAGCCGGGGCGCGTGACCGTGACCTGCGGGGAGACGGTCGTCGGTGAGCTCGACTTCCCGTCGGTGGGCGCCGAGCCGCGGGTCGAGCTGCCGCCGGTCCCCTCGCTGGTGGTGAGCCTTGCGGGACACCGTGGGGCGCTCGAGCTGAGAACCACGGGCGTGCAGGCCCCCGAGCTCGTCTTCGCGGCGGTCCGGCCGTCCCAGGGGCGCGCCACGGCCAGCCGTTGA
- a CDS encoding aspartate kinase, with product MSQELAPIVVQKYGGSSVADPERLRKVAVRVAETVRRGYRVVVVVSAMGRTTDQLLELARSVSASPPRRELDMLLSAGERISAALLAIAISDQGCDAVSFTGSQCGIITSHRHTDARILEVRPYRVQDELDRGRVVIIAGFQGVSYKRDITTLGRGGSDTTAVAMAAALGAEYCEICSDVDGVYTADPRVVPSPRHLSTISYAEMQELALHGAKVLNAQAVEFARKQGIVIFARASSGSERQTRVAATSPERGGGAVGVAGLSQLLCVRGAGGAEQLSQLGEVLRSFQLAPLWAHLHEGRPVLFLHGSQCVDSPGLVAALEKTGPIELESGLEAASVVGEGLGDDPGHLAALLELARELELPVHSVDTAPLRLTLVLRPGHLARAQQALHARFVEQEHAPSVDVVGETQP from the coding sequence ATGTCGCAAGAGCTCGCGCCGATCGTGGTGCAAAAGTACGGCGGCTCGTCGGTCGCGGACCCCGAGCGCCTGCGCAAGGTCGCTGTGCGCGTGGCGGAGACCGTGCGACGAGGGTATCGCGTGGTGGTCGTCGTCTCGGCGATGGGGCGGACCACGGACCAGCTGCTCGAGCTCGCGCGCTCGGTGTCGGCCTCGCCGCCGCGCCGCGAGCTGGACATGCTGCTCTCCGCCGGCGAGCGTATCTCCGCCGCATTGCTCGCCATCGCCATCTCGGACCAGGGGTGCGACGCGGTCTCCTTCACCGGATCGCAGTGCGGGATCATCACCAGCCACCGCCACACCGACGCCCGGATCCTCGAGGTGCGTCCCTACCGGGTCCAGGATGAGCTCGATCGGGGCAGGGTAGTGATCATCGCCGGCTTCCAGGGGGTGAGCTACAAGCGGGACATCACGACTCTCGGACGCGGTGGGTCGGACACTACCGCCGTGGCCATGGCGGCCGCGCTCGGCGCCGAATACTGCGAGATCTGCTCGGACGTGGATGGGGTGTATACCGCCGACCCGCGGGTCGTCCCGTCGCCGCGGCACCTATCCACGATCTCTTACGCCGAGATGCAGGAGCTGGCGCTCCACGGGGCGAAGGTGCTGAACGCCCAGGCCGTGGAGTTCGCGCGGAAGCAGGGGATCGTGATCTTCGCGCGCGCCTCGAGCGGGTCCGAGCGGCAGACGCGCGTTGCGGCGACCTCGCCGGAGCGTGGCGGGGGCGCGGTGGGGGTGGCTGGGCTGAGCCAGCTCCTGTGCGTCCGGGGCGCCGGCGGGGCCGAGCAGCTCTCGCAGCTCGGTGAGGTGCTCCGCAGCTTTCAGCTCGCTCCGCTGTGGGCGCACCTGCACGAGGGGCGCCCAGTGCTCTTCCTACACGGCTCGCAGTGCGTGGACTCCCCGGGGCTCGTGGCCGCCCTCGAGAAGACGGGGCCGATCGAGCTCGAATCGGGCCTCGAGGCCGCGTCCGTGGTCGGCGAGGGGCTCGGAGATGACCCGGGGCACCTCGCGGCGCTGCTCGAGCTGGCGCGGGAGCTCGAGCTCCCCGTGCACAGCGTGGATACCGCGCCGCTGCGCCTCACGCTCGTGCTCCGGCCCGGGCACCTGGCCCGCGCTCAGCAGGCGCTTCACGCGCGCTTCGTCGAGCAGGAGCATGCGCCCTCAGTCGACGTCGTAGGCGAGACCCAGCCCTAG
- a CDS encoding outer membrane protein transport protein, with protein MTGPAVVHPASQYLNPAVLGLLPGHHVYLDGTLELSHGAIARRPIDAATGEPTSGGAGRPSPEEQLLAPYPTFFFGAASDLGLDSVVVGLAVHNPMGAHVSFLRGANAGRFDPASQGPLRYHATDLTAFHVFVTPAAAIKLLDQLSLGISFSYVFGLMDLGFVRDAALDGGQHRQASEYTALDDCGGGRACGYEADAAAEGVRVRGTSNAVAFSVGLAARPHRRLTLGAAYHSPVIGLSGQGLSARGSAWIRRATSTYDNARSGGLAAPRACTDGSSPPCRELEGRGTVNYALPDMVTLGGTLQATRSLLLALQLRWINYSRHDQLDVRLTGAELRHEPEVPERVVHYRGFRGVFAAEVGASYRATARLELQGGVLVESAAVPSELVTPLAIDAFKVDLLLAARLRLWAGLSVQLGYNLVAMPPIDVDRSAFRPAIMVECVDRGLDMDLEVCQAASRGQGLPSAAGRYQLLQHRLGLGLAYDVD; from the coding sequence TTGACCGGGCCGGCGGTCGTGCACCCCGCGTCGCAGTACCTGAACCCGGCCGTCCTCGGCCTGCTCCCCGGCCACCATGTCTACCTGGACGGGACGCTCGAGCTGTCTCACGGCGCGATCGCCCGCCGACCCATCGACGCAGCCACCGGAGAACCCACGAGCGGGGGCGCCGGGCGACCCTCTCCCGAGGAGCAGCTCCTCGCGCCCTATCCGACCTTCTTCTTCGGCGCGGCCTCCGACCTCGGACTCGACTCGGTAGTAGTAGGGCTCGCCGTGCACAATCCGATGGGCGCGCACGTCTCGTTCCTGCGCGGCGCGAACGCGGGGCGCTTCGACCCGGCCAGCCAGGGGCCCCTGCGTTACCACGCGACCGATCTCACCGCCTTCCACGTCTTCGTCACCCCGGCGGCCGCGATCAAGCTGCTCGACCAGCTGTCGCTCGGCATCTCCTTCAGCTACGTCTTCGGACTGATGGACCTGGGTTTCGTGCGCGACGCTGCGCTCGACGGAGGGCAGCATCGCCAGGCCTCCGAATACACGGCCCTCGACGACTGCGGCGGAGGTCGCGCCTGCGGCTACGAGGCGGACGCCGCCGCCGAAGGGGTCAGGGTGCGCGGCACCTCGAACGCCGTCGCCTTCAGCGTGGGACTCGCCGCCCGTCCCCACCGCCGCCTGACGCTGGGCGCCGCGTACCACAGCCCCGTGATCGGCCTGAGCGGACAGGGGCTCAGCGCCCGAGGGAGCGCGTGGATCCGACGAGCCACCTCCACGTACGACAACGCGCGGAGCGGCGGCCTCGCAGCTCCTCGCGCCTGCACCGACGGGTCGAGCCCGCCCTGCCGCGAGCTCGAGGGGCGGGGGACGGTGAACTACGCGCTGCCCGACATGGTGACCCTCGGAGGCACCCTCCAGGCCACCCGCAGCCTGCTCCTCGCGCTCCAGCTCCGCTGGATCAACTACAGCCGCCACGACCAGCTCGACGTGCGGCTCACGGGGGCGGAGCTGCGCCACGAGCCCGAGGTTCCGGAGCGCGTGGTCCACTACCGCGGGTTTCGCGGCGTGTTCGCGGCGGAGGTCGGCGCCTCGTATCGCGCCACGGCGAGACTCGAGCTCCAGGGGGGGGTGCTCGTCGAGAGCGCCGCCGTCCCGTCGGAGCTCGTCACCCCTCTCGCCATCGACGCGTTCAAGGTCGACCTCCTGCTGGCAGCCCGCCTGCGCCTCTGGGCCGGGCTCAGCGTGCAGCTCGGCTACAACCTCGTGGCGATGCCCCCGATCGACGTCGACCGCTCGGCATTCAGGCCCGCCATCATGGTGGAGTGCGTCGACCGCGGGCTGGACATGGACCTCGAGGTCTGCCAGGCCGCCAGCCGCGGGCAAGGTCTCCCGTCCGCCGCGGGCCGCTATCAGCTCCTGCAGCACCGGCTAGGGCTGGGTCTCGCCTACGACGTCGACTGA
- a CDS encoding FHA domain-containing protein, whose translation MDQNKKTMRHFYCRDVLWDTFEQMANDFDCSIDYLINEAMRYYARSKNYGAQAGAPAPGPGAPARPPSQSISPPGGVPRRPPPPPSGPAPTAGAASAGAAGQPGYSARRTVQHQAHRPPEPPGRRPPPGARPGVEAAGGPTLFLIFNNQKIAIDKDQFIIGRGSKTSDLAIKDGNISRKHAAIIRRNGTYYIKDLGSTNGIDYKGMRIDNKRIDEGDVFHLCDYELRFTYRG comes from the coding sequence ATGGACCAGAACAAGAAGACCATGCGCCATTTCTACTGCCGGGATGTCCTGTGGGACACCTTCGAGCAGATGGCCAATGACTTCGACTGCTCCATCGACTACCTGATCAACGAGGCGATGCGCTACTACGCGCGGAGCAAGAACTACGGCGCGCAAGCGGGCGCGCCCGCGCCTGGCCCCGGCGCTCCCGCACGTCCGCCCAGCCAGAGTATCTCTCCTCCCGGAGGGGTTCCTCGTCGACCTCCCCCGCCGCCGAGCGGTCCAGCGCCCACGGCGGGCGCGGCGTCGGCCGGAGCGGCCGGCCAGCCGGGCTACAGCGCGCGTCGGACGGTGCAGCACCAGGCGCACAGGCCTCCCGAGCCGCCCGGCAGGAGACCGCCGCCTGGGGCGCGACCCGGCGTCGAGGCGGCGGGTGGACCCACCCTCTTTCTCATCTTCAACAATCAGAAGATCGCCATCGACAAGGACCAGTTCATCATCGGCCGGGGATCGAAGACCAGCGACCTGGCGATCAAGGACGGAAACATCTCCCGCAAGCACGCCGCGATCATCCGTCGAAACGGGACCTACTACATCAAGGACCTGGGTAGCACGAACGGGATCGACTACAAGGGGATGCGCATCGACAACAAGCGCATCGACGAGGGGGACGTCTTCCACCTCTGCGACTACGAGCTGCGGTTCACCTACCGCGGCTAA